The Cloeon dipterum chromosome 3, ieCloDipt1.1, whole genome shotgun sequence genome includes a region encoding these proteins:
- the LOC135938484 gene encoding uncharacterized protein LOC135938484 isoform X1: MVATLFVGPPAAAGTMNSAPAAGQGMVALLVMVAIVCLVLVYYCWGACCRSICPRRASSLELDPEFSQPTIILLPYGRMVVVDSRLFNQLQAGSGLDLTEIGRQMTEEADSPAETPDSEAKDRLTALLMPPPPAYESIFGLEDNPPSYEDLLRRQRVCILTMEPQPSSSATNSDCGDDSLRESSV; encoded by the exons ATGGTCGCAACTTTGTTTGTGGGCCCGCCGGCCGCAGCAG GTACGATGAACTCTGCGCCGGCGGCGGGTCAGGGGATGGTTGCCCTCTTGGTGATGGTGGCCATCGTGTGTCTGGTGCTGGTCTACTACTGCTGGGGCGCATGCTGCCGCTCCATCTGCCCCCGGAGAGCCTCTTCCCTTGAACTCGACCCCGAGTTCAGTCAGCCAACCATTATCCTACTGCCCTACGGCCGCATGGTTGTTGTAGACAGCAGG ttgTTTAACCAGTTGCAAGCAGGCAGTGGGCTGGACCTGACCGAGATAGGTCGGCAGATGACGGAAGAGGCGGACAGCCCCGCTGAAACGCCGGATTCAGAGGCCAAAGACAGGCTGACCGCGTTGCTTATGCCTCCTCCTCCTGCCTACGAGTCAATTTTCGGCCTGGAGGACAACCCACCCTCGTATGAGGACCTGCTGCGGAGGCAGAGGGTGTGCATCCTCACCATGGAGCCGCAGCCATCAAGCAGCGCGACCAACTCGGACTGTGGAGACGATTCCCTCAGGGAAAGCAGTGTTTAA
- the LOC135938484 gene encoding uncharacterized protein LOC135938484 isoform X2: MNSAPAAGQGMVALLVMVAIVCLVLVYYCWGACCRSICPRRASSLELDPEFSQPTIILLPYGRMVVVDSRLFNQLQAGSGLDLTEIGRQMTEEADSPAETPDSEAKDRLTALLMPPPPAYESIFGLEDNPPSYEDLLRRQRVCILTMEPQPSSSATNSDCGDDSLRESSV, encoded by the exons ATGAACTCTGCGCCGGCGGCGGGTCAGGGGATGGTTGCCCTCTTGGTGATGGTGGCCATCGTGTGTCTGGTGCTGGTCTACTACTGCTGGGGCGCATGCTGCCGCTCCATCTGCCCCCGGAGAGCCTCTTCCCTTGAACTCGACCCCGAGTTCAGTCAGCCAACCATTATCCTACTGCCCTACGGCCGCATGGTTGTTGTAGACAGCAGG ttgTTTAACCAGTTGCAAGCAGGCAGTGGGCTGGACCTGACCGAGATAGGTCGGCAGATGACGGAAGAGGCGGACAGCCCCGCTGAAACGCCGGATTCAGAGGCCAAAGACAGGCTGACCGCGTTGCTTATGCCTCCTCCTCCTGCCTACGAGTCAATTTTCGGCCTGGAGGACAACCCACCCTCGTATGAGGACCTGCTGCGGAGGCAGAGGGTGTGCATCCTCACCATGGAGCCGCAGCCATCAAGCAGCGCGACCAACTCGGACTGTGGAGACGATTCCCTCAGGGAAAGCAGTGTTTAA